TTGGAGCTAGGCTGCTTCAAATAGACTGAGTGGCTGGTGGACCAAATGTACAATGAATATCAGACACATGACTGGATAACCTCCAAAACTGGCTGATGTAGAGCTAAGACAGTCAACCCTCCTTCACACCTGGGAGAGCAAATTGACCGACCATTGCAGCACTATTGATCTTCCGAAGAGCTGAAATGCTGTGAACTGTACAACAGTAGCATCTTGGTTCCACTCAACCATGAACACATGAGGATTTGGAGACGGTTTATATCAGGGATGAGATTCAGGGATATATTACTGTTTTGTCTTAACATCTCAATTTTACCTGTGCCATTGACTTGTAAGTGAGCTTTAAATCCTTGCTGATTTAATAATAGTCACCCTGGAATCACAAAAGGGGGCCTCTATTGTATATGGTGTTATTGaaccacacccacccacctctcGTCCTGTATAACCAAACGAAGATGCTTAAACATGAGGAGCCCAATTAATAATGTAATATCTCGTACATTGTACATGTTGTTTAGAACGTAAATGGATGTATAtacaggtagaaacaaagaactgtagttgctggtttacacataaggacacaaagtgctggagtaacttagcgggtcaggcagcatctctggacaacatagaTAAGTGACAGTTCGGATCGGGACtcgaaaacgtcaccaatccatgttccccagagatgctgcctgacctgctgaattactacgtgtgtcagtctgaagaagagtctcggcccgaaacatcagccattccttctctccagaaatgctgcctgacctgctgagttactccagcattttgtgtctgctgaaTTACTACAGTACTTTCTGTCCTTTCAATGATCTACACCTTTTTCTGATGCATCTATTCCAAAGAGTATAGCAcataggagatgttttgggttgggacccttcttctcacTGATTCAGACAGGTAGTTTTGCTGTCGTCTACATTTCCACAATTGGATATAAGGCGATCGATGATTTAGGGATGTATTTGTATTACGTGGGCTGATTGCAAAAAACGTatttcacggtaccttggtacagataagaaagaaaccattgaaccattgaatttttCATCACACAATTTTGATTAGGAACTAGAGAACTGCATAAGTTATTTTGGAAACTGACAAGTATTGAAAAATGTTGTCTAAAAAAAGTTTGCATGTAACCTCCCAATGGATGTAATCAGATAACACTAACCCGCAAGACCGTCTGTCAGTTTCACTGCCGGTAGTTATTGGAATTGACAAGCAATGGTTCCTATTGACACTTGCACAATAtttctctattaaacaatgtaacatgaaGCCTTTACTATTTTTAGCTTATGGTAACAAAATTAAAcatagttattttttttaaaactttatttttGTAAATCCTACAGGGAAGAATAAcagaaccaaagaactgcagatgatggtcaaaacacaaaaggacacaaagtgctggagcaactaagcaggtcaagcagcatctctggagaagatggataggtgacgtttaggattGAAACGAGTCTCGGATTGAAACGAGTCCAAAAAgtcagggttactccagcactttgtgtccttttagggAGAAAAATAACTTTGCTAGTTATCAGAAATTCTTGAGCCaccctttcccccattgacacaattattTTACAACAGATGTTCTATAACATGAGCACTCCGAGTATCACACCTAtcacattatagcagaactacctgtgtaCTTGCCCACCTTTAAACATGCCCTGTGATATGAATATTTTAAGAACTATTTCAGCTCTCAAGTGGACTTGAAAAAATCATGAAATATAATGTTCGGAGACAGATCTAACCTGATCTACACTGCTTTCTCAGCCAAGCTTAACATGAAGTTGTTGGCCTTGATGTTTTCTTGAAACATAAGAAGACAGGAAGAGAAAGTCTAACCAGTACATCAAGCCCATACCCCACTGATGTGCATCAACATTTTCGATTCCCAGCACACTCCCTTTTCCTTAGCTACTCTAATCTTCCCCACCGCCCAGAAATGGCAGGCAAATCAATTCATTTGAAGAAATAAGACGACATGCTAAATGCATAACATTTTGAAAACTGCGGTTTGAATGGACCTTCCGGGAGGACGCCCAGCCAATTTTCCTGTCGCATACACACAAGGTTGACCAGTGACAGCTGATCAAAGACTCCATCACTCTTCAATAAGTCAGGTCAACAACCACAGATTAACATTGAAAGAACAGTCAATCTCCGGCAATATCACAGTCCTATCCAATAAACAGTTAACATCACAAAATCATGACAATGGTTTTCCACAGATAGTCTACCTTATGAAACGATGCACAGTAACATTTAAGGAAAGCCACTACTGCAGGCAGGATACAGGGAAGTTATATGTGAAATTGTTTTCTGAATAAGATTCAGAGAAAAGTTCTCATCTGGAGATTCAAATGGGGGAAAAAATATTCCAAGGGATTGGATCTGGACACAACTTCTGCCCCAGGATAGGATCTAGGTATATATCGTTCACAAAGACTGCGTCCGTAGACATGTAATACTCATGGAATAGACCCAGGGACTGATTTTTGAGCCAGGCACAAGTCTGATCCAGAGATTGAACCCAGACAATGATGATTCTTAGAAATATGACCAATTCCAGGGATTTAATCTAAGGAAAGTACAGATGAACCAGTTCGTCTCTGGGAATGAACAGAGATGGTCATTCGTGGAATTGGACTGATTACTCCCATGAATTGGGGGCTCAGGGGTGCGTGTTCCCCGGACTAGACCCTTGGGTTTTTACACACGGGCTGGTTATACCCTGTAGTCTGGACTCAGCTCAGGGGTCGGTTGTTCCCAGGGTTTGTGCCCAGCGCTGGCTGTGCCCGGCTTTGGACCAAGGGGGTTCCCTGGGACCGGACCCGGGGACAGAGCAGAGCAGAGGGGTCGGTCGGGCGGGCTGTGCTTGCCAACAGGGCTCTGCTGCACCTCCAGCTCAGCTCCCGGAGGCGCCTCActcgaggctgaggctgaggctgaggcgggCGTGTGTGGCCTGTCCGGCATCGGCTGCAGGGCAGGGGTCCCGGCCGCGCCTCCCGCTGCCCCGACCCCGGCCTCACCTTGCTGCGGATCTGGCCCGAGGTCGACACCTTGCGGATCAGTTTCTGCGCGGACTCGTGCTCGGCTTCGCTGTCGGACGACTCGTCTCCCACCGTGCTCCCGCTGGCGAGCCGCTCCCGAGCCCCCAACTCGCACATAGACCCGGCGGCCTGCGCTTCCCGAGCCGCCATCATTACCGCAGCAACCGGGCCTCGGCTGAACGCAGTCGCCAGGGGGCGCGCCGGAGGCTGCGGTACCTCGACCCGCCGACGGGGGGAGCGCCGGAGCCCGCTGTACCAGGACCCGCCGACGGGGGGAGCGCCTGAGCCCGCGGTACCAGGACCCGCCGACGGGGGGAGCGCAGGAGCCCGCGGTACCTCGACCCGCCGACGGGGGGAGCGCCGGAGCCCGCGGTACCTCGACCCGCcgacggggggggagggggggagagccgGAGCCCGCGGTAACAGGACCCGCCGACGGGGGGAGCGCCAGAGCCCGCGGTACCTTGACCCGCCGTCAGGGCAGTGTGACTCGCCCTCAAAGGAGATGAGCTCCTGAGGTATCCAGTTCTAACCCCCCGGCCGGTTAACAACGGGGTGACTCTCAGTCAGACAACCAGCAGAGGGCGATCCAGCCACCGGACATTGCGAGTCAAGTGCAATGCCAATTGTAGGTGATGGTTTTCAGaagatactagaccgagtgggcccgttgggcccgtcctcgtagggtttccattgtaaccgggaggggaggaaagggggagggttaggggagggaagggggagggaggaggggagggaggggaggggggaggggggaaggggggagggagaggggagggaggggggtaggggggagggaggggggagagggggggatgggaggggggaggggggaagggaggagggaaggggggagggagaggggagggaggtgggtaggggggagggagggagggggacctccccttttcccagtacccctctttccccgttgggcccgtcctcgtagggtttccattgtaaccgggaggacgggagggcgggaagggggagggagggaggagggaggtgtggagggaggaggggaggggagggaggggggaggggagggaggggggtaggggggagggggagggagaggggaggggggaggggagcgggaaggggggagggagggggacctccccttttcccagtactcctctttccccgttgggcccgtcctcgtagggtttccattgtaaccgggaggggggagggagggaggagggaggtgtggagggaggaggggagggtgagggaggggagggggaggggggaagaggggtaggggggaggggagggaggaggggagggagggggaactccccttttcccagtacccctctttcaccgttgggcccgtccccgtagggtttccattgtaaccgggagggggggagggagggtggaaggagggggagaggggtggaagggtggagggagggggggagggagtgggggagggtcggatggagggaaggagggaggggtgagttaggggctgagtggtgatggaggttgggattgaggggggagagagtcgggatggaggtgggaaggaggggggaggaagaggttgagggggaagtgggacctccccttttcccagtacccctctttcccccaccaccaagcccccaccgcaacgacccctgttgtccccctacccagtccccattctcagaccccccccccattctcttggaataaaaaaaaatacttttttaaaaaaagtgctttttaattgcttgttttgaaacattcgcggttaagtgctttttaaaaaaacattcgcggttaagtgctggttttgaaacattcgcggctacttagtgcttctgtcagttgcttttcgagggagggagtagggaggtgtggaggggggaggggagggggaggggagggggaggggaggggggaagggaggagggagaggggagggaagggggtaggggggaggggtagggaggggggaggggggaaggggagggaggggggaaggggagggggagggagggggggagggagaagggagggaggggggagggaggggaacctcccattttcccagtacccctctttcaccattgggcccgtcctcgtagggtttccattgtaaccgggaggaggggagggagggaagggggagggagggagggaggagggaggtgtggagggaggaggggagggggaggggagggggggaggggggaaggggggaggagggagggagaggggagggagggggggaggtaagggggagaggggggaagggggagggagggggatctccccttttcccagtacccctctttccccgttgggcccgtcctcgtagggtttccattgtaaccgtgaggaggggagggagggaagggggagggagggaggagggaggggtggagggaggaggggaggggagggagggggaggggagggaggggggagggggagggaggggaaggggggaggggagggggaagggggtagtgagggggacctccccttttcccagtacccctctttccccgttgggcccgtcctcgtagggtttcaattgtaaccgggaggggggagagagggtggaaggaggggggagggggagagggatggaagggtggagggagggggagggattgggggagggagggatggagggaaggagggaggggggagttaggggggagggagttggggaggagggggggagggagtggggatggaggtgggaaggaggggggatgaaggggttgaggggggaagggggacctccccttttcccagtacccctctttccccgttgggcccgtccccgtagggtttccattgtaaccgggaggggggagggagggtggaaggaggggggagggggagagggatggaatggtggagggaggggggagggagtgggggagggtgggatggagggaaggagggagcgggggagttaggggctgagtggtgatggaggttgggattgaggggggagggaggggggagggagtggggattgaggtgggaaggaggggggaggaaggggttgaggggggaagtgggacctccccttttcccagtacccctctttccccgttgggcccgtccccgtatagtttccattgtaaccgggagggggggagggagggtggaaggaggggggagggggagagggatggaatggtggagggaggggggagggagtgggggagggtgggatggagggaaggagggagggggggagttaggggctgagtggtgatggaggttgggattgaggggggagggagggggggagggagtggggatggaggtgggaaggagtggggaggaaggggttgaggggagaagggggggggagggagggaataggggccccatgctgatctgtgtatgttaagtgacttgcacaactttaaaaaactggcagttgcctttcgcaacaatgttgcaacaatctcacacaagcattgtgacgtcacaagctgaagatgtaaatttaaaaccgagctgatctctgattggtgcacgggtgccattgtgacatcacgcgctgaagccccttcaagaaaagggttagaaatgaaaatttaaactttaatatctctctagctttaaaaaggtaacttcaatttgaacgaaagtacttacaatagttgcccacgttaatggtgaatatggcggtacaaaaatcgtagcgctttggtgtaccttcagggaggagtagggtttgtaagttatggacagaaattcttcggaatcttccgtacatacacatatacatacatacatacggaatgttggaccgcagagttttagtagtatactagaaaagagggcccgttgggcccgtccccacaccccccattctctcctcccccagccccactcttactctccaagtgtgcccgttggggagggcccgttgggcccgtccccacaccccccattctcactcccccagccccactcttactctccaagtgtgcccgttgggcccggaaaagagggcccgttgggcccgtccccacaccccccattctctcctcccccagccccactcttactctccaagtgtgcccgttgggcccgtcctcctgatctgtgtatgtcaagtgaccactatagccttcattctttttttttttccctaatcagatgtttgttttttttttcctattcagatgtgcagtactttggtcaacgtgggttgtttttaaatgtgctatacaaataaaactgacttgacttgacttgacttgcaataacaaaaaagacttcttggaagcttttcgaaacaatgtagccgtcacaagctgaaaactaaatccttgctgaaaactaaatccttttctggaaacttttggaaacaaatgtagccccttgaagaaaagggttagaaatgaaaaatttaaggtagcttcaatttgaacgaaagtacttacaatagttgcccaggttaatggtgaatacggcggtacaaaaatcgtagcgctttggtgtaccgtctaggaggagtagggtttgtaagtaatcttccgtacatacacatatacatacatacatacggaatgttggaccgcagagttttagtattatatagatagatacattTCTTTATTGTAGTTATTCGTTTTGTTTCTAAATGAAGTGAATTTATGATTAGTCCAAAGAATCAGTCTACACTCTAACCAGGCAGTCTAGTGAGCAACAGTAAGTGAATATTAATTTGAATCAATACATTTTTACATTCACTCAAGAGTTTTACTGCAAACATTTTTCAAGTTGTTTAGTTTGGGGAGAAACCATAATGTGGTAAATTATAGCAACACGAGAAAtcgcagatgttggaatcatgcACAAAAAAGTGCCAGAGGAATTCTCCACAACTCCTTCGGGAATGTTTGCTCATCCTTGTCCACACAACCAACCCCCTTCCCAGGCACTTGCCCCtggaactgcaggagatgcaacatgtgTCCCTGTCACTTCCATCCACAGTCAccaacagcccttccaggtgagacgtttcgaagcgggcaaataAGGTGTTAGGCTCTTTGGTTAGTGTgacatcgctgtgggggcaggcagacaatagacaataggtgcaggagtaggccattcggcccttcgagccagcaccaccattcaatgtgatcatggctgatcattctcaatcagtaccccgttcctgccttctccccataccccctgactccggtatccttaagaactctatctagctgtctcttgaatgcagctctatctagctctgttgaatgcagctctatctagctctctcttgaatgcagctctatctagctctctcatgaggcagggctgctcttgtagtcagtgatgtccctgacaccctgccacatgcttctggtgtccatgGTATTGAAGtgatcttccacccgttgcctgtgtgtgtctttggccctttttatacctttgttcaggtttgacctggcaacactgtatgctggagtgtcaccagatttaaaggcattgttgcgtgccctcaacagattctgtacctccttgttcatccatggtttccagtttggggacatctttgtttccttgtccactgtgacattctccacacagcagttgatgtaggagagcatagtggatgtgtactcctccaagtctacctctgaaccacaggtggcctgttgtgcaaacaggtcccagtcggtgcgatcaaagcagtcctggagttgtagggtggcatcctcgggccatattttaaccgtcttaattgtaggtttggtcttgcggatggggggtttgtatgcgggcagtagaagcagtgagaggtgatcggattgtcccagaggtgggcatgggagagctctgtaggcgtcctttatgttggtgtacactttatccagcgtgcttgagcccctggtaggcaccgcacatgctggtggaatttgtggagtGCAGCTCTTAGGTCGTCCTGATTAAAGTCcccagcaacaatgaaggcaccgtcggggtgggcatcctgctgcttgctgatggccgagtgtggctgtgctagcgctaggttaacattagcctgtgggggaatgtatgcggccatgatgatgaccacagaAAACTCCCGAGGAAGGTAAAACGGCCTACATTTaagcagtaggtactccaggtctggggaacagtagctctctattgcagtgtggttggtgcaccagtcatcgttaatgtagatacagagccccccgcccttgctcttacccgagtcctttgttctatcggcCCGATGTAGTGACCGATTcattagctccacagccccgtcgggaaccagcacattgagccacgtctccgtgaaaaTCAGCACACAGCAGTCTTTCAAGGATCGCTGAGTGTTGATCTatgccttacctcatccagcttgttggagagtgaccggacatttgcGAGAAAGACGCTTGGTAGGGATGGTCTTTGTGTGGCCCtccgtagcctggcctgcacccccgctctccggccacgtttttgcttcctctccctgctctAACTCCGTCTCCTTCCTTCTggtgtggtgatccagggggcTGTTCTGCCTAGCTCCGTTGGGATTTTGGTGAGGGATTTATAGTACTCACCAGCCAATCTCTCGCAGCCACGTCCGATGTTAAGTAGCTCGGCgcggctccatgtgcgatccgccttcAATGAGCTGCAGTGCCTTGGGGAGCGCGCTGCCGCTGTGTCCGGACTCGCCGCCACGGGCTCCGAATGGGTTTCGGTGGAGGTAAGGGTCGCGGattttaaatgaagatttagtgaCCTGATTTTCCCACCACGTCCACTGCTGGGCTGCTCCGTGTGGCTCCATGAGCGGTCCACCTTGCGTGGTCTGCAGCGCTTTGGAGAGCGCGATGTCGCTGTGTCCGGACGTGCTGCCGTCGGGATTTTGGTGCTGGTGCTGGATTTCCTCGTATAGTTTTAGTGTTTACCCGAGTTTTATGGGTGTACTTTCCTGGGTTTTATCGCAGCCGCGTTGGGTGCTGGGCTGCTCCGAGTTGCATCGGTCTGGAGAGCGCAAAGCCGCTGCGTCTGGACGCGCCACCATCTTGCCGTTTTGCGGCCTCCTTTACACCAGCGAGACAAAGTGTAGATGGGGGGACTGCTTCTCCATACACATGTTATCTGCTAAGGCTGAAGCTCCCAGTTGCAAATCCTTTTAACTCTTCCCAGACTTTCAgtgcttggcctcctccattgccagagcgaatCCACTTGGAAATTGGGTcttgtattccacttgggtagattAAAACCATCagcttgaacattgaattctccaatttcaggtaatacCCTTTACCCTCTTTTTTGCCCTGCACCTATCCCACCATACCTATTtcacccagtcaccctgctccttcttCCCCTATACTCATTTCCCATCCCCAAATTTCCTTTTATCCCCTCTCCTATCCCCTTCCACACATATCCCTtcctttaattttatgtttcactCCTTATCGATACCcttgtcttcttttcacctctagtctttggcaccacctccacccatttgccaataaTCACCCTCacatgtatctacctatcactttccaggctttgcTCCACCATCATTTCTCTTCCCTCTACTCCCAGTCTGATGGATATTGACCTgaagcatcatctgtccattccctccacagatgctgcctgacgcacatgATAAATCATTTTACAAAATAACATTATCCCAACAGAAAGAATGCATTACTGTGAAGGTCAGTTTATATCCATTATTTTTATTTGCTTATAAATGAACAAGACGAGATGTTGGCAAGTTAACAACAAGCAATACAAAAGCACTGATAACATCAATACTAAATGTAGGAAATATCAGTTTGATCCACTCGAGGCAGACAGACACAGCAAACACCACACAGCCAATATCTGCATTTTGCCAAACCCTCAGCATCAGAAGTATGACTTCTGGATTGTACAGTCTCAGTACTTTTACAGGTCAACATTGAGTATCCAttgttttcacacagacagcatgtcACGTTCCCTTTGACATTCCTTCATGCTACTTTAACAAGCCATGTTTCTAAAACGCTAATGTCTGCCTCGCCTTCATCTGCTTTGTTCCCTCTCACACTGCACTCTGCAAACTCGATCTTCATCGGTCCCTGGGAAAAATCATACTCTTTGCCCTTCCGTCCTAAGGGTACTGAGCCAACAGTGCCAGATCCATCCATGGCCTTGGGTGCACCAGAGCGAATTGTCCGCAGAGTGTTTCTAtgagaaaaaaaaacatgttttGAATATTGTAAtgaaaagtgaaggccaagtaaaAGGCTCAGCAAACATTAGTTCATTTAACTCTCTGCACAGGACAGCTGTGAAGCAACTTTAAGCACAAATATTGGACATTAGACTTCTAAAGATCATCCTCAAGTGTGTTAAGTTAAACATTATATAAACTAAGAATTTCAGCAAACAGCAATTTTGCATTCGATTGAAAATTTGAGCATATGCCGAGTCACACTACAGTAAAACTTGTTTATTCTTCAGCAAGAGGCAAAGTTGAAGATAATCTATGTTGGTGCATCTATTTAATAACACTCAGGCAAAATGTAGCCCAATTACAAAGAGGAACGCGATAGGAAAAATAAATGATCAAACTATTGGGATTGAAGGCAGACAAGCCACCAGTACCCAATGGTCTGCATCCTGGTAGCTGCAGATAGAAACCCATGTGGTGACATTAATCAAAAATCCAAGGGAGAGGAGAATATCAATGGATTGGCCATCTCTATACACAATGCCCTTGTTCACAAAGTGAGGGAGACAAAAATAGTAAGAAACTGCAACTCTAAGTTCTGTTGCTGTAGTCTATAATAAGGAAGAAATAACTAGTCGCTGAGAGTTTAATCCAATTAAACCAAGTCAACATGGTTTACGGCTTGGTTCTCCTGCCCTCATGTTTTCTTGTGCTCTTACGTATTCCTATCGAATGCATTTCACTCGTTCCGAATAACATCAAATGCAAATCACTTAAATTTATACGGAACGGATGACATGTTTTTCCCACTCCACAATACAAACATTATTCACAGCCAAGATCTAGAAAACAACTTAGATACCAGCTTCAGAAGTataattaaaatgcagaataaaaaagaaattaggttaTGAAATATATACATCTTCTGTAACCTAAGTTAGCGATGTAAACAGAAACAACCACCACCTCAAAGAGAAAAGCAAGTTCCAGGAACTCCACAATTGTATTCAACTGGACCTGTTATCAATTCTATAAATCTGATAACATTTATAGCATAGTAGCACATTTGTAGTACCTTCAGAATTCTTAAATCACACATGATTTTTTAACTGTTTTTTATTCCAGCATCACGCCTGCAAGAGGACAATACTTACAGCTCCTTTTCCAATTGTTGCTGAATTAATTTTGCAGATTTGGCCATAGTCACATCTGGAATTCAATAGAAGGACAACATTTAATTTTTAGTTCtactggtttacaagaatgatcctaggaattagTTGGTTAACTTATGTAACCTTAACATCTGTAAGCACTGACAAGTTGGAAGCGAAGCAAGCATTTTAGGGAGCACTCAGAATGGAAGCTTTTAAATCGGACAAATATCATCTCACCTTGCTTGTTACAAGCTATTAGAAACGGAGGTGCATTCTTCACAATCACTGCATCGGTTAGCAACATGTAGAGGAATTCAGCAACATCCTTCACTTCTTTTTGAAACGACACACTGTCCACTACAAAGACAAtagctctgtgtgaaaagaacacTGAATTATGCCCACACTCACTCTCAGCAGTTTAGGCTCTCTTTTCCAAATGGTAGAATTctactttatttttattgttcttcGGCACCTTGTATATTTAATACAACAAATAACTAGTAGTAATCAAATCAAATTCTATGCTTTCGTTCACAAATAACAGCACATAAGATAAATCAAGTGGCTCACTAATGCCTCCAAACAATATTTCTAATGCTTCAAGCAAAATGGTCAATGATCAATCAACATATCGATCAGCTGACATACCAATATTTTAGTTAAGTAATGTCTTTAAACCAATGCAAATTTGCATTGAAAacattgattaaagaaaaatggATGGGACTGGCATTGACTGCAATTTGGCAAACCTTCATCACCAACTATATTGACCACTGCAACGGGTCGTGAAAGGTTCTTTTGGAGTTGCTAATTTTGAGGGGGTGGAGGTCGGGATATGGGAATCTCAAACAGAATTC
The genomic region above belongs to Rhinoraja longicauda isolate Sanriku21f chromosome 13, sRhiLon1.1, whole genome shotgun sequence and contains:
- the srprb gene encoding signal recognition particle receptor subunit beta, whose translation is MAAASVQLYMESLWEELKEYQEPSALGIAVAVVAVLLTVVIFILLRGRKSSRRAVLLTGLCDSGKTLLCCRLLSGKFKMTHTSITSNSALYKVKGDKAPAVTLHDLPGHESLRHLYLEKHKNDARAIVFVVDSVSFQKEVKDVAEFLYMLLTDAVIVKNAPPFLIACNKQDVTMAKSAKLIQQQLEKELNTLRTIRSGAPKAMDGSGTVGSVPLGRKGKEYDFSQGPMKIEFAECSVRGNKADEGEADISVLETWLVKVA